In the Balaenoptera ricei isolate mBalRic1 chromosome 1, mBalRic1.hap2, whole genome shotgun sequence genome, GATGAGAAAGTTCCCTTCCAGTCCtagtttgctggaagatttttttttaatttttattttttatatatttatttattttatttatttttggctgcgttgggtcttcgttgctgtgtgcagcctttctctagttgtggtgagcgggggccactcttcgttgcggtgcgcgggtttctcattgcagtgacttctcttgttgcagagcacgggctctaggtgcgtgggcttcagtagttgtggcacatgggctcagtagttgtggctcgtgggctctagaccgcaggctcagtagttgtggcgcatggactcagTTGCTCcaaggtatgtgggatcctcccggaccagggctcgaacctgtgtcccctgcattggctggtggactcttaaccactgtgccaccagggaagccccaagatttttatttttaaagatttttattaatttagttaaactaaaaaaaaccccacttcaCCCATTTCTTCTACTCCCTGCCTCTTgcagccaccaatctgttttctgtatctatgagcttgctttttgtttttgttttgtttttttagattccacatataagagagaaatatagtatttgtctttctctatctgacttatttcacttagcataatgcctgcaAGTTCCATCCGTGTTATTGAAAATGGCAAGATCtccccttttttatggctgaataatagtccattatagatatataccacactttctgtatccattcatccattgctggacacttaggttgtttccatatcttggctattataaataatgctgcaatgaatatgggggtgcatctagcttttcaaatcagtgtttttactttcttcagataaatacccaaaagtggaattgctggataataaggtagttctatttttaaattctgaggAAATTtcaaacctccatactcttttccatagtggttgcaccgatttacattctcaccaacagtgcaaaatgttcccttttctccacatccttgccaacacttgttatttcttgcctttttagtaatagtcattctaacacatgtgaggtgataactcattgtggttttgatttgcatttccctgataattattgatattgagcattttttcatgtacctattggccatctgtcttctttgcgaaaatgtctattcagatcctctgaccatttttaagttggattgtttggggtctcttttgctattgagttgtatgaagctggaagatttttttaaaaatcagaaatgagtgttggattttgtcaaatgccggAACATCTCTTCAAGTTAAAAGATTATGGCACTCCAATTGCAACTactaagaaaaagggacagtgctTGGtggatttttctgtatctattgagatggcttttctttctttcctttcgtCTGTTAATTTGGGAATTATACTGACTGCCTCTAAAAGGTTCTGGtcaagtcacttcatctctcaTGACCTCGTTTTTTGCTTTGTCTGTAAAACGGGACAATAATATTCATCTTAAAGCACACTTATGAGGCTGGCATGCATTGGCATATGGAAAATACATGGCGCAAAGTAGGCACTCCATATAAACTTGCCCATATTTTACAGACTGGATCACAGCTACCTGTGTTCATATCTTACCCGctgcctctctccccctcctccaggaagggaCCCTTCTTAATTCTTTCCTGCCTCCCAGTGCTTAGTACAGTGCCTCTTGGCACAAAATAGGCATAAGTACTCGAAAGAAAGTATGAAAGCATGGGTCACTGGCCGCCGCCTACCCACAGCTGCCTCCCTTGGCTTTGCGGAAGCATCAGTTCCACACGCTGACACTGCCGTCACCAAACGCGAAATAGCCCGCGGCCTTGTCCTGACCAATCGGAGCCCGTCTTCTGGGGGCCCGCCCCATTCCGACTATCGACCGCTAGACCTGGGAAGTTGACCAATCAGATGTTGAGCGCCGTCGTTATCCCCGCCTCAATGTTGAAACGGCAGCTTCTGAAGGCGAAGTAAAGCTCGCAAGAGCGTCCCGGCTCCGCCCCACATCTGACCAATCAGGGCTCCCGGatcaggccccgcccccggccgccgTAGCGTAGGGCGGGCTGGGCGGAACTCCCAGCAGCGCAGGCGGCGGTGGGCTGCGCGGTTCCGGGGCTTCCTGGCGGTGAGTGAGGGAGTGGCGGGGCCggggatggagaggaagggcTGGACGGGTTGCCCCACGTACACCCCCACGGAGGTCCGGGGCCCGCgaagggaaagaagagggaggCTGAGTCTCCCTATCCCGGGGGTCCCGCCCCTTTGTTCCGCAGCACCGCAGCTGGTACTCTTGCTGCCCCAGTTTCTCTTTTGAACGTCGCCTTCCCGTTACCTTGGTGCAGCTTTAGCTTTCCAGAGCCCGCCGGAGTCGGAGGTGTTCTCTTTAACACCGTGCGAAAACGGAGATCCTCGGACTATAGGTCTGGCCCAGAGTCAGATAAGGACGGGGTCCGGGAGTCCCTGTTCTGCGGATGAGACTTTTTACCCCGCTTGtctgccccaccccccccacagTCGTCTGTACTCGCATCTCCGCTGCCCCGCCTTCCCTGCATGGGTATATGTGGGGACGGCTCCAGGGTAGCCTGGCTTCTCTCTGCTTTAGCCCCTGCAACCGGGCCCTGAGGAGGCGCCCCGGGTGTGGGCGGTCCACAGGTGAGGCGTGTGGGTGGGAGGGCTGGAGGCAGGGCAGAGGTTCTGAGAGTAGGGTGTCTGTCTGGACGCAGTGTTAGAAAGGGATCGTGTGTACTGGGGGAGACTCAGTTTCTGGTTGGAGGCATCTGGGCTTGGGACTCTGAGGGAAGAGGAAGCCTCTTCCCCCTAGTCTGCAGACATCCCTTCCAGAGGCATCAGTGTGTCCCTGAGCCTGGATCCCTGGGGGGCCAAAggctgggagaaggaggaggcagCTTCCCAGGCCCCCCTCCACACTGTTTGGGGAAAGGCTGGCATAACCATGTACCCCGGAGCCCGAttttggttcaaatcctggctttgccacctacaagctgtgtgacttgggtcTAGtagcttaacttctctgaactttggtttcttcatttgtaaaaaagaaagggaagaaggagggaggtcaggagagagggaagagtccCTTCAGAAATCTGATTTGTGTTGAATTTGAAAGTTATAATGCTTTACATCTGTGGACCTGCCCCAGTTGTCTTCTACAAATTAATCTAGTAATTTCATAGTTAAGGTTGTTAAAGAGGGATTGATCTCTTTTGACATGTTAGGAAACACTGTGGCCAGTGTAATAATAAtaggcatttattgagtgcttactgtgtgtgccaggcactgtactaacatttaatatacattatctcctttaatccttacaacagtcTTATGAGGTCAATGCTGTTATCATCTgtttggcagatgaggaaactgaggcacagagaggttaaataacttgtctgagGCTGCACAGTTAGGGCGTATCAAAGTGGGGATTTGAACCCCGGCCTCTGGCTCCGCAGGGCGGCCTCCTCAGCGCCATGTCATGCTGTCTGTCTTGGCTTCAGGTAGGAGGACCCGGCCGTGAGGGCACTCTGTGGCCCGGGAGTCGGTGACACCTGTCGTGGGAAGCCAGCGGATACGCCTGGGATGGTGGAGACCAGAGATCTGGCACAGCTGCGGCAGCTCAACCTGGAGCTCCTGAGGCAGCTGTGGGTCAGACAGGATGCCGTGCGGCGGTCCGTGGCCAAGGCAGCCTCAGAGGTGAGCGCCTCGGCCACGTCCCGGGAGTGAGGGAGGGGCTGCCTAACCCTCAGGCCAGAATCCAGGGCTTCCGGGTCCTCTCGTGCAGCatgcccattttactgatgatgaGAAACCCGAGTGAGGCCCAGCGTGGGAAGGGACTGGCCTGGGACATGCAGAGGCTGGAGCAAGGATGAGGACCAGGCCTTCATGCCTAGTGCAGGCCAGCTGGGTAGATGGCTGGGTGACCTGGTCTCTCTGTTCCAGTCAAGCCTGGGCTCCAGCAGCAGCTACGACTCAGAGATGCCGTCATCCCAAGAGGCGTCCTCAGTGGCCTCGAGAGCCTCCTGCCCACAGGATGCCCACCAAGGTGACCCCTGTGATAGGGACGGGGCCAGCTCCGGGGTGGTCTCTCTCCCACCTGCCAAGTGCCTCCACCAGGAGTCCCCGGGCCCACTGAGGCCCCACTCGGCTCCCTTGCTGGCCACCTCAGGCTTGAGCGACCCAGAGCTTTCAGCAGAGCTGGACAGTCTAGACACCCAGGAGGCACAGGCCCTGAAGTCCATCCTGGCTCAGCGGAGCAAGCTGTCCGAGGTAATGCGGGAGAGCGGAGCATGCACTGATGGGCacttccttgagcctcagtttccccccgaCAGATGCACTCATGGGCAACCTCCCTTCCAGGGTGAGGCTCCTGGGAGGTACCGTGAGTCAAGTCCAGCTCAGCCTAAGTGCTTGATAAGTTGTAGCCATTAGTTTCTCAGACAGCACTTTGGGAAGAAGGTGACCAGCCCCATTATGCAGATGGGAAGACGGGGGTTCAGAGGACagacttgttcaaagtcacacatGGAGGGGGGTGGGGGCCAAACTCTTGTCCTCCAGCCCCCAAGCCCTCGGCTGAGCCCTGGGGCCCATGTCAGGGTATGAGTTAAGACACAGCCCCTTTCCTCCCTGCAAGGTGGGACCTCCTTTGGGCCAGGCCTGCTGGCCTAGCCCTTGCCCCTCTTTGCCTCCCTCCTCAGCCAAGAGTGACCAACAAGGAGTCTCCTGTGCCTGAGAAGAGCTGGCGCCTCAGACCGTGCCTGGGCTACGACTGGATTGCAGGTGTGGCCAGCCCCCCTGCCTGGGGGCGCGGGTGGAGGCCCCAGCTTGCTTATGCACCTGCCTGCGCCCCCGGCGGGCGCTGCTGCTCTTTCTCCGACTGTTCCGCCCCCCTCGGTGAGCACCTTTGGTACCGCGTCTCCTGTCTCGGCCCTTGGCACAGTGACAGGCACAGAGACGGTGCTCACcgagtgtttgttgaatgaatgaacgaatcaGAGCTGCCatatttttttgacatttattgtgtgccaggccccTGTGAAACTCTGTATGTGTGTCATCTCTTTATGTTTTACTGCccatccccccactcccccagcaACCTCAGTGGCTTCCTGGCTGGTCTCCCTCTGGCCCCTTTCACCCCCATTATCATCCATTTTCGGCACAGCAGCCAGaacgaattttttttttattataaatttttaatttatttacagctgtgttgggtcttcgtttctgtgcgagggctttctctagttgtggcaagcgggggccactcttcatcgcggtgcacgggcctctcactatcgcggcctctcttgttgcggagcacaggctccagacgcgcaggctcagtagttgtggctcacgggcccagctgctccgcggcatgtgggatcttcccagaccagggctcgaacccgtgtcccctgcattggcaggcagattctcaaccactgcgccaccagggaagcccccagaacgaATTTTTAAACACggaatcagatcatgtcactcagaGTACTTAGCACTTAGAGTAAAATCTAAAATCCTTATCTAGAGTTTTGAGGTGTGATCTGGCTTCTGCTTGGCCCTGTGACATGACCTCTAACCATCTACCTTCTGACTCCTCATGCCGGCCTCCTTGCTGGTCCTTGAACCTGCCACGCTCATGGCcacctcggggcctttgcacttgctgtgcccTTTGCTTTGAATGCACTTCCCCAGGTTCACACCTGCTGGTTCCTTTTCGTCACTGAGTGTTCACCTCAAATGGTAGGCCTTCCACGAGCACAACGTTGTAGGGCCACCACGCCTGCATCCTTGTCTATTGCATCAGCCGTTTGTATGTTCCttgtatcattcattcattctcagaagtcatcttgtttgcttgtttcttgtCTGACTCCTCCGGTGGACTGTAAGCTCTGTTGGAGCAGGGGCCTGGCCatctctttgttgctgtgctcccCGAGTCTGAGCCTAGAACGGTGCCTAGCACGTAGTAGGCCCTCAGCCAACGCTGGCTGAGTGAGTGAGTGGGCAGCCCTAGGAGGTTGGTGCTGTCGGACCCTCACTttcacaaaggaggaaactggtGTACAGAGAAGTTGAGTTGCTGCCCCAAGGCAGGTGCTCCGTGGGGCTGCTGAGACCCTGCGGTGGTGGGGACACAGGCCCCATCCCAAGGACTTCCCTGACTGCCAGCTCACTGCTTTGCTTCCTGTCTCTAGGAAAGCAGAGGCGGCTGCCCCCTGcctgccctgtgtgtgtgtgtgtgtgtgtgtgtgtgtgtgtgcgtgtgcacgcgcACCTCTCTCCCCCCTTTCCGAGCCCCCGTCCTGTCCCTGCATTTGTGTGCTCGAGCCCCATCCCTTCTTGGCTCccagaggggttttttttttaaattaattaatttatttttggccgcattgggtcttcgttgctgcgcacgggctctctctagttgcggcgagcgggggctactctttgttgcggtgcgcggacttctcactgcggtggcttctcttgttgcggagtgcgggctctaggcgcgtgggcttcagtagttgcaacatgcagactcagtagttgtggctcgcgggctcagtggttgtggcgcatggcttagttgttctgtggcatgtgcgatgttcccggaccagggctcgaaaccgtgtcccctgcattgacaggcggattcttaaccgctgcaccaccagggaagtccctcccagagggttttttccctgtgattctctcctctccttcctccaccaTCACTCTGCCCCGTCAGCCTACGAACGCCAGGGAATATTAATGACAGTTGATTTCagtgagtgcttattatgtgccggGCCCTGTCCCAGGAGCTT is a window encoding:
- the MIIP gene encoding migration and invasion-inhibitory protein isoform X10, whose translation is MVETRDLAQLRQLNLELLRQLWVRQDAVRRSVAKAASESSLGSSSSYDSEMPSSQEASSVASRASCPQDAHQGDPCDRDGASSGVVSLPPAKCLHQESPGPLRPHSAPLLATSGLSDPELSAELDSLDTQEAQALKSILAQRSKLSEPRVTNKESPVPEKSWRLRPCLGYDWIAGSLDNSSPVASKPEAFFSKLQKFREANKEECICSDPESQFLGLQDSGAVEGDHECECVYCYRVNRRLFLVPSDPGTPCRLCRTPRDQRGPETLAEPAQVRVSIPLSVLDPPHRYRIHRRKSFDASDTLALPRLLATTVLLCL
- the MIIP gene encoding migration and invasion-inhibitory protein isoform X9; protein product: MVETRDLAQLRQLNLELLRQLWVRQDAVRRSVAKAASESSLGSSSSYDSEMPSSQEASSVASRASCPQDAHQGDPCDRDGASSGVVSLPPAKCLHQESPGPLRPHSAPLLATSGLSDPELSAELDSLDTQEAQALKSILAQRSKLSEPRVTNKESPVPEKSWRLRPCLGYDWIAGSLDNSSPVASKPEAFFSKLQKFREANKEECICSDPESQFLGLQDSGAVEGDHECECVYCYRVNRRLFLVPSDPGTPCRLCRTPRDQRGPETLAEPAQVRVSIPLSVLDPPHRYRIHRRKSFDASDTLALPRMRRLRQRGSDLSKVSRMEEPGFEPRSFVSPG